A region of Clarias gariepinus isolate MV-2021 ecotype Netherlands chromosome 25, CGAR_prim_01v2, whole genome shotgun sequence DNA encodes the following proteins:
- the zmp:0000000521 gene encoding spindlin-W — MSKKRGRKRSSGELSDSLSPDPNCLLGKRIQHSWREKGALTKWKGTVLDRLSVNPSLFMVKYDGFDCVYGIELFKDERVSNLQVLTEKIVNNKIKVPHDPEELVGKAVEHLFEKEDGEKNEWRGMVLSRAPIMTNWYYITYEKDPVLYMYQLWDDYKEGDLRILPEAENKHLLPADRKPGEETESLVGKQVEYVTDKGVKRTGLVIYQVPAKPSVYYIKYDDDFHIHVYDLVKTT; from the exons ATGTCCAAGAAAAGGGGCAG GAAACGTAGCAGCGGAGAACTGAGCGACTCGCTCTCCCCTGACCCCAACTGCCTTCTGGGTAAGAGGATCCAGCACAGCTGGAGGGAGAAAGGTGCACTCACTAAGTGGAAAGGCACCGTCTTGGACCGGCTCAGCGTCAACCCATCGCTCTTCATGGTCAAATACGATGGCTTTGACTGTGTCTACGGCATCGAGCTGTTCAAAGATGAGCGCGTGTCTAATCTGCAAGTGCTCACTGAGAAAATTG TGAACAACAAGATTAAGGTGCCTCATGACCCAGAGGAGCTGGTCGGGAAAGCAGTAGAGCATCTGTTTGAGAAAGAGGACGGAGAAAAGAACGAGTGGAGAGGGATGGTGCTGTCTCGTGCCCCCATCATGACCAACTGGTATTACATCACCTACGAGAAGGATCCAGTGCTGTACATGTATCAGCTGTGGGACGACTACAAGGAAGGCGACCTCCGGATTTTACCTGAAGCAG AGAACAAGCACCTGCTGCCTGCTGACAGGAAGCCTGGCGAGGAGACCGAGAGCCTTGTGGGTAAGCAGGTTGAATATGTTACTGACAAAGGAGTAAAGAGAACCGGGCTGGTGATCTACCAAGTCCCCGCCAAGCCCTCCGTCTATTACATCAAATACGACGACGATTTTCACATTCACGTCTACGACCTGGTCAAGACCACCTAA